The Nonlabens spongiae genome contains a region encoding:
- the dut gene encoding dUTP diphosphatase — protein sequence MNVKIINKSDHALPHYETEASAGMDLRAHLEEDVILEPLERAIVKTGLFMELPVGLEAQVRPRSGLAAKSGITVLNAPGTIDADYRGEIGVILVNLSKEPFTIQNGDRIAQIVIAKHERIKWHKVNELNTTDRGEGGFGSTGVK from the coding sequence ATGAACGTAAAAATTATCAATAAATCAGATCACGCCCTACCACATTATGAAACAGAGGCAAGCGCTGGAATGGATCTGAGAGCGCATCTCGAAGAAGACGTTATATTAGAACCTCTTGAGCGTGCCATTGTAAAAACAGGACTGTTTATGGAACTGCCGGTGGGACTGGAAGCTCAAGTACGTCCGCGTAGCGGTTTGGCTGCAAAATCTGGTATTACTGTTTTGAATGCACCTGGAACCATCGATGCAGATTATCGTGGAGAAATAGGTGTGATTTTAGTCAATTTATCGAAAGAGCCATTTACTATTCAAAATGGAGATCGCATCGCTCAGATTGTCATCGCAAAACATGAGCGTATCAAGTGGCATAAAGTAAATGAATTAAACACAACGGACCGCGGAGAAGGCGGTTTTGGGAGTACGGGAGTAAAATAA
- a CDS encoding lipopolysaccharide biosynthesis protein, with translation MGSIKRLFQHTFIYGLATVLPKLLTVLLTKLLTKYLPGEIEFGEVSIIFSYIIFANVILTYGMETAFFRFQNDERYREKTTSTAMVSLFGTTVLFVVLAYLFLEPISGSTEIDARYLKWVIPVIALDTLMVIPFAKMRADQKPRKYALIKMLNVVLSVGTTVLFFTALPSFPSVAQYLPEDRIELFFIAFLAANLITFILICGVYFSSWAFDRVLWKRMLSYGWPILIAGLAFAVNETVDKILLQKFLPMSEADAEATVGIYTAGYRLAVGMTLFAQAFRLGVEPFFFSQSGDKNAPAQYALITKAYVALGVIALFAYVLLVDLIRPLLVDDGFITAMDIVPVILIAYLFSGVYQTLSVWYKINDKTYYGAIISSIAAVLTITLNIIFIPKYGYYISAAATCAAYGLMMLISYLWSRKHFPIPYEVGKLVGFLLLGIGATIFFFYYIRAEYGVETLETYGIGSAMLLLLAGIVLYVERGSIYSLIKKRS, from the coding sequence TTGGGATCCATCAAAAGACTTTTTCAGCACACGTTTATTTATGGTCTTGCAACCGTACTGCCTAAGTTGCTGACGGTGTTGCTCACTAAACTATTGACCAAATACCTTCCTGGAGAAATTGAGTTTGGCGAGGTTTCCATCATCTTTTCTTATATCATTTTTGCCAATGTGATTCTGACCTACGGTATGGAAACGGCGTTTTTCAGGTTTCAGAACGATGAACGATATCGAGAGAAAACAACTTCTACCGCAATGGTTTCGCTGTTTGGGACCACGGTTTTGTTTGTTGTGCTGGCTTATTTATTTCTTGAGCCTATCTCTGGAAGCACGGAAATCGACGCCCGATATTTAAAATGGGTGATTCCGGTGATTGCCTTGGACACCTTAATGGTAATTCCATTTGCCAAGATGCGAGCAGATCAAAAGCCAAGAAAATATGCCCTGATCAAGATGCTGAACGTGGTGCTATCAGTAGGTACGACGGTTTTATTTTTTACCGCTTTGCCCAGCTTTCCAAGTGTTGCGCAATACCTGCCCGAAGATCGCATAGAATTGTTTTTTATCGCATTTCTCGCTGCTAATTTGATCACCTTCATACTTATTTGTGGTGTTTATTTCAGTTCTTGGGCCTTTGATCGTGTGTTGTGGAAGAGAATGTTGTCTTACGGCTGGCCTATTTTGATAGCAGGATTAGCCTTTGCGGTCAATGAAACGGTAGATAAAATCCTGCTCCAAAAATTCCTTCCTATGAGCGAAGCAGATGCTGAGGCTACCGTGGGGATCTATACCGCTGGATACCGGCTGGCGGTGGGAATGACGCTATTTGCCCAAGCTTTCAGATTGGGAGTCGAGCCTTTCTTTTTTAGCCAGTCTGGGGATAAAAATGCTCCTGCACAATATGCGTTAATTACTAAAGCCTATGTCGCTCTTGGAGTCATCGCATTGTTTGCCTATGTGTTGCTCGTAGATCTGATCCGACCACTTCTGGTGGATGATGGTTTTATTACCGCCATGGATATTGTACCTGTTATCTTGATTGCCTACCTATTTTCTGGGGTGTATCAAACTTTGAGTGTTTGGTATAAAATCAACGACAAGACTTATTACGGCGCGATCATTTCTTCTATTGCCGCGGTGCTGACTATCACTCTGAACATCATTTTCATACCCAAATACGGCTATTACATAAGTGCAGCAGCAACCTGTGCCGCTTACGGCTTGATGATGTTAATATCCTATTTATGGAGCCGCAAACACTTTCCCATACCGTATGAAGTGGGGAAACTAGTTGGGTTTCTCCTACTTGGAATCGGTGCGACGATCTTTTTCTTCTATTATATCAGAGCTGAATACGGCGTGGAAACCTTGGAAACCTATGGGATAGGCTCAGCCATGCTATTGCTCCTTGCAGGCATTGTGTTGTATGTTGAGCGTGGATCTATATATTCCCTAATCAAAAAACGAAGCTAA
- a CDS encoding Sec-independent protein translocase subunit TatA/TatB, whose translation MYANYILAVPGVWSIILIVVVVLLLFGGKKIPELMRGLGGGIKEFKDATKEDSDKSNKKVEE comes from the coding sequence ATGTACGCAAATTATATCTTAGCTGTACCTGGAGTCTGGAGCATTATCCTTATTGTGGTGGTGGTACTTTTACTTTTTGGAGGTAAGAAAATCCCAGAATTGATGCGTGGTCTAGGTGGCGGTATCAAAGAATTTAAAGACGCTACTAAAGAAGATAGCGATAAATCAAATAAAAAAGTCGAGGAGTAA
- a CDS encoding LysM peptidoglycan-binding domain-containing protein: protein MKKWIPAALALWASAVVFSQVQQDTVQVEQQENTVLDITTDSQGGELPVLKTEIDSLVVDSLSWKRFTYPEVDAYEENFLTELYNNDLYDYMHDEIVQMDYSEIVTQKLPTDTLKARLKQINAETPFQIDYNPILEKLINKKLGYQRVYLERLMTLSDYYFPMFEEYLDKYDIPLEMKYLAVVESALDPRIKSRVGATGLWQFMFTTGRNYGLEVNSYVDERMDPLKATEAACKYLRSLYNIYGDWDLALAAYNSGPGNVNKAIRRSGGYKNYWNLRPYLPRETAGYVPAFQSIMYLFKYAKEHGFQPARPTVKSIATDTIRVKQMITLEHVAQFTDEDLEVIQFHNPSYKLDIIPVIKGKNYNLRLPLYAAGRFVSNEDSVYAFAKAQFEKREKPLPELLKAPDRVRYTVRKGDYLGKIARKYGVRVSQIKRWNGLRSNNLRIGQRLYIHPRKPVATQTIKKSDDATSHTVKTGDSLWKISQAYGTSIANLKKLNPQKSKDLQPGMVLKLK, encoded by the coding sequence ATAAAGAAATGGATTCCAGCCGCACTTGCTCTTTGGGCTAGTGCGGTTGTTTTTTCACAAGTACAACAAGATACGGTTCAGGTTGAGCAGCAAGAGAATACTGTTCTCGATATCACGACAGATTCTCAGGGTGGAGAACTTCCCGTTCTCAAAACAGAAATAGACTCACTTGTGGTGGATAGTCTCTCGTGGAAACGCTTCACCTATCCCGAGGTAGATGCTTATGAGGAAAATTTTCTCACGGAGCTTTACAACAATGATCTGTACGACTATATGCACGACGAAATCGTGCAGATGGATTATAGCGAGATAGTTACTCAAAAACTGCCTACCGATACGCTCAAAGCAAGATTGAAACAAATTAATGCAGAAACGCCTTTCCAAATCGATTACAATCCTATTCTGGAGAAGCTGATCAATAAAAAACTGGGCTATCAGCGAGTTTATCTGGAGCGATTGATGACGCTGAGCGACTACTACTTTCCCATGTTTGAGGAATATCTGGATAAGTATGACATACCCCTTGAGATGAAATACCTTGCGGTGGTAGAAAGTGCCTTGGATCCACGTATTAAAAGCAGGGTAGGTGCCACCGGCCTCTGGCAATTTATGTTTACCACGGGTCGCAATTATGGGCTGGAGGTCAACAGCTATGTTGACGAGCGCATGGATCCCCTCAAAGCGACAGAGGCCGCCTGTAAATATTTACGCAGTCTGTATAACATCTACGGCGACTGGGATCTTGCTCTTGCTGCCTACAACTCAGGGCCGGGAAATGTGAACAAAGCTATACGTCGCAGCGGCGGTTATAAGAATTACTGGAATTTGCGGCCTTATTTGCCGCGTGAAACAGCGGGCTACGTACCTGCATTCCAGTCGATCATGTATCTTTTTAAATATGCTAAGGAACACGGTTTCCAGCCTGCGCGTCCCACGGTTAAAAGTATTGCAACAGATACCATACGCGTGAAGCAAATGATTACCTTGGAGCATGTTGCCCAGTTTACTGATGAGGATCTGGAAGTCATCCAGTTCCACAATCCCAGCTACAAATTGGACATCATTCCGGTGATCAAGGGTAAAAACTATAATTTACGATTGCCGTTGTATGCTGCCGGCCGATTTGTAAGCAATGAGGATAGTGTTTACGCTTTCGCGAAAGCGCAATTTGAAAAAAGGGAAAAACCACTACCAGAGCTACTCAAAGCGCCAGACCGCGTGCGCTACACCGTGCGGAAGGGTGATTACCTGGGCAAAATAGCCCGAAAGTACGGAGTGCGCGTGAGTCAGATCAAGCGATGGAATGGGTTGCGCAGCAATAATTTGAGAATAGGTCAGCGGTTATACATTCATCCCAGAAAGCCCGTGGCAACTCAAACCATCAAAAAATCTGATGATGCCACGTCGCATACCGTAAAAACAGGAGATAGCCTCTGGAAGATCTCACAAGCTTATGGCACAAGTATTGCGAACTTGAAGAAATTGAATCCGCAAAAATCAAAAGACCTACAGCCCGGCATGGTGCTGAAACTGAAATAA
- a CDS encoding acyl-CoA thioesterase produces the protein METKTPKQSFTTVTDMVLPSETNPLNNLFGGELLARMDRAASIAARRHCRRIVVTASVNHVAFNRMVPLGSVVTIEAQVTRAFKTSMEVHMDVWTEDRESGERTKANEAIYSFVAVDDTGQPVQVPAIHPESEEEKNRYDGALRRKQLSLVLAGKMKASEATELRALFED, from the coding sequence ATGGAGACTAAAACGCCAAAACAATCTTTCACAACGGTAACAGACATGGTGCTGCCTAGTGAGACTAACCCATTGAATAATCTTTTTGGGGGAGAATTGCTTGCTCGTATGGATCGTGCCGCTAGTATCGCCGCGAGAAGACACTGTAGAAGAATTGTGGTAACGGCATCAGTAAATCACGTGGCATTTAATAGGATGGTGCCGCTGGGAAGTGTTGTAACGATTGAGGCTCAAGTAACACGCGCCTTTAAAACCTCTATGGAAGTTCACATGGACGTATGGACAGAAGATCGTGAGAGTGGCGAGCGCACTAAAGCAAATGAGGCAATCTACAGTTTTGTCGCAGTTGATGATACGGGACAGCCCGTACAGGTTCCTGCGATCCATCCAGAATCTGAAGAAGAGAAAAATAGATATGACGGCGCGCTGCGCAGAAAGCAATTGAGTCTGGTACTTGCAGGAAAAATGAAGGCTTCAGAAGCTACAGAGTTAAGGGCTTTGTTTGAGGATTAG
- a CDS encoding murein hydrolase activator EnvC family protein gives MKKAALFIGLILMVSAFAKAQTRASLEKRKAEIQSEINQFSQLLKTVKKEEATMQLRVETTKKKIASTQEIINITNKQANLITRSINENKAQIKKLDEEVKELKADYAEMVVKSYKRNNERSRLMFLLSSENFLQAYKRIQYLKSYADYRKKQATEIKEKSDLLVEKNKQLDEERKEKETILAANKKQREELKEDKKEQEALLAQVRENESNYVASIEKKAKERADIDREIKKLIEADIARSNKGKSTTTAKATKFFLSPEAKALAANFKGNRGKLPWPVERGFISMRYGTQPSPIVPQVKIKSNGLRFQTPEGAKVRAVFDGEVVHVLRNKYGILSIHVRHGNYTSIYNNLKSATVSKGDKVSTSDTLGEVFTDRSGVTELQFVLLEESQTLDPARWILKG, from the coding sequence ATGAAAAAAGCTGCGTTGTTTATCGGACTGATTTTGATGGTTTCCGCTTTCGCGAAAGCGCAGACCCGAGCAAGCCTCGAGAAAAGAAAAGCTGAAATACAGTCCGAAATCAATCAATTCTCACAACTGCTGAAAACCGTAAAAAAAGAGGAAGCCACGATGCAGTTGCGTGTGGAAACCACGAAGAAAAAGATCGCCAGCACTCAAGAAATCATCAATATCACTAACAAGCAGGCTAATCTAATCACGCGCAGTATTAATGAGAACAAAGCGCAGATCAAAAAACTAGACGAAGAGGTCAAGGAACTCAAGGCTGATTATGCTGAGATGGTGGTTAAGTCCTATAAACGCAACAATGAGCGCAGCCGGCTTATGTTCCTGCTGAGTTCAGAAAACTTTCTCCAAGCCTACAAGCGCATTCAGTATCTCAAGTCTTATGCAGATTATCGTAAGAAGCAAGCAACTGAAATCAAGGAAAAATCTGACTTGCTGGTTGAGAAAAACAAGCAGCTAGACGAGGAGCGCAAAGAAAAAGAAACGATTCTTGCTGCCAATAAAAAGCAAAGGGAAGAGCTCAAAGAGGACAAGAAAGAACAAGAAGCATTACTTGCTCAAGTGCGTGAGAACGAGTCCAATTATGTAGCCAGCATTGAGAAAAAAGCAAAAGAACGCGCTGATATAGACCGAGAAATCAAAAAGCTGATTGAAGCCGATATCGCGAGGTCTAATAAAGGAAAATCCACGACCACCGCAAAAGCGACAAAATTCTTCCTCTCACCTGAAGCAAAAGCACTTGCGGCAAACTTTAAAGGGAATCGCGGTAAACTCCCTTGGCCTGTGGAGCGAGGTTTTATAAGCATGCGCTATGGAACGCAGCCCAGCCCTATCGTCCCTCAGGTTAAAATCAAATCCAACGGCTTGAGGTTTCAAACTCCTGAAGGCGCAAAAGTGCGTGCCGTTTTTGATGGCGAGGTGGTTCATGTATTGAGAAACAAATATGGAATCCTTTCCATTCATGTGCGACACGGTAACTACACCAGCATCTACAATAACCTGAAATCAGCCACGGTGAGTAAAGGTGATAAAGTGTCCACCAGCGACACACTAGGAGAAGTCTTTACCGATCGCTCTGGCGTGACTGAACTCCAGTTTGTTTTACTAGAAGAAAGCCAGACGCTGGATCCAGCACGATGGATTTTGAAAGGGTAA
- a CDS encoding Txe/YoeB family addiction module toxin → MRLIFSELAWEDYLYWLKTDKKRLKKINDLIRAIKRESFTGIGKPEPLKHKYSGFWSRRIDQEHRLIYQVTENELLIAKCRFHYD, encoded by the coding sequence ATGAGGTTAATTTTCAGTGAATTAGCTTGGGAGGATTACCTCTATTGGTTGAAGACAGATAAAAAGCGACTCAAGAAAATCAATGATCTGATCCGAGCCATAAAGCGTGAATCATTCACAGGTATAGGAAAGCCCGAACCTTTAAAACATAAATATAGCGGATTCTGGTCCAGAAGAATAGATCAAGAACACAGACTCATTTATCAAGTTACGGAGAATGAGTTGCTAATTGCAAAGTGTAGATTTCATTATGACTAA
- a CDS encoding type II toxin-antitoxin system Phd/YefM family antitoxin, with protein MLIASISDFRKDLKSYLDRVVSNFETLIINRGKDKGIVVMSLDEYNSLMATNHELSSRTNEKRLDQSIQQLREGKVVEKNLIEE; from the coding sequence ATGCTGATCGCTTCCATTTCAGATTTTAGAAAAGACCTGAAGTCATATTTAGATCGAGTAGTTTCAAATTTTGAAACCTTGATTATAAATCGCGGAAAAGACAAGGGAATTGTCGTGATGTCTCTTGATGAATACAATTCTTTGATGGCTACAAATCACGAATTATCATCTAGAACTAATGAAAAACGTCTTGATCAGTCGATCCAGCAATTGAGAGAAGGGAAAGTAGTTGAGAAAAACCTGATTGAGGAGTAA
- a CDS encoding tetratricopeptide repeat protein, with product MSKYLLIISIVLSSFSNAQIIENDSIPKRSKFDISCECISKIDRSEEREKQFESVGDCIREAITQKQMSEGLAEIMKKVSDTLKSYEKSEKDIDTLIVSDDSLSEKLIIDASKGYDELERQLINDCGAMNSLLNDTAEISSENSVSKDKKALKAYNKGLEYYQKGNFEKALEHYKKAVKEDKKFAFAWDMVGISHRQLGNYKESVKAYKKSLKIDPRGKMPLQNLPIAYRMLDEWEKAADYYRELIRFYPDDPEGYYGLGQCGKILKDYDMALDNMIQAYIKYQDTGSPYVKDAGTELNAIYSLLIDSGEEDLFMRYAEKYGMTVNKD from the coding sequence ATGAGTAAATACCTATTGATTATTTCGATTGTTTTGAGTTCTTTTTCAAACGCTCAAATTATCGAAAATGACAGCATCCCAAAACGATCAAAATTTGATATCTCTTGTGAATGTATATCAAAGATTGATCGCTCTGAAGAAAGAGAAAAGCAATTTGAGAGCGTAGGAGATTGTATAAGAGAAGCTATAACTCAAAAGCAAATGTCTGAAGGGCTTGCCGAAATAATGAAGAAAGTTTCAGACACTCTTAAGTCTTATGAAAAATCGGAAAAGGATATCGATACCCTCATCGTAAGTGATGATTCTCTAAGCGAAAAACTTATCATCGATGCATCAAAAGGCTACGATGAGTTAGAACGTCAACTCATCAATGATTGCGGAGCGATGAACAGTCTGTTGAATGACACAGCAGAAATAAGCAGTGAAAACTCAGTAAGTAAGGATAAAAAAGCATTGAAAGCTTATAATAAAGGTTTAGAATATTATCAAAAAGGAAATTTTGAGAAGGCTCTTGAACATTATAAAAAAGCGGTCAAAGAAGATAAAAAGTTTGCATTTGCTTGGGATATGGTAGGTATAAGTCATCGCCAGCTTGGGAATTACAAAGAGTCTGTAAAAGCTTATAAAAAATCCTTGAAGATCGATCCTAGAGGAAAAATGCCTCTTCAAAACCTTCCCATCGCATATAGGATGCTTGATGAGTGGGAAAAAGCAGCAGACTATTATAGAGAACTGATTAGATTTTATCCTGATGATCCAGAAGGTTATTATGGATTAGGTCAGTGCGGTAAAATTTTGAAAGATTATGATATGGCCTTAGATAATATGATTCAAGCGTATATCAAATATCAGGATACTGGTTCACCTTACGTGAAAGACGCCGGAACAGAACTCAACGCTATATACAGTTTACTTATTGATAGCGGTGAGGAAGATCTTTTCATGCGGTATGCTGAAAAGTACGGCATGACAGTAAACAAAGACTAA
- a CDS encoding DUF4837 family protein, with the protein MKKLLLLLPLFVLMISCDDKPVVLKDSAGRLNDVLVVATNKDWEGVVGDSIRNVLARPIDGIVREEPLFTLNHIKPKAFDGLLLKNRNYLIIEQSDSAGVSVKKDKYANPQIGIVIKGSNSQEIARVISENGDNIVDVYSRGEVAWKNYLMNKTKLNTDRIKERFGIDITVPRTYRYAAQDDPDFFWLRKSIEAGTMDIMIYEVDYAEVKRDSNTIRDIIKVRDRVGGEKIPVDEGGLFKTEANFTPLLNETQIDGRFAFETRGNWEVVNMFMAGPFINYTVYNKDRNNWLILEGYVSAPNSIQRNYLFELEAILRSARFGGEVSKE; encoded by the coding sequence ATGAAGAAATTACTACTGCTGCTCCCCTTATTTGTTCTAATGATAAGTTGTGATGACAAACCTGTTGTTTTAAAAGATAGTGCCGGTCGTCTCAATGATGTTCTAGTTGTGGCCACAAATAAAGATTGGGAAGGAGTCGTAGGAGATAGTATAAGGAATGTATTAGCACGTCCTATAGACGGTATCGTGCGCGAGGAACCACTTTTCACGCTGAATCACATAAAACCAAAAGCCTTTGACGGTCTGCTTCTAAAAAACCGCAATTATTTGATCATAGAGCAGTCAGACAGTGCTGGAGTTTCTGTGAAGAAGGACAAATATGCCAATCCCCAAATAGGTATTGTAATCAAAGGTTCAAATAGTCAAGAAATCGCTCGGGTGATTTCAGAGAATGGAGATAACATCGTGGACGTTTATTCAAGAGGCGAGGTAGCCTGGAAAAACTACCTTATGAATAAAACAAAGCTGAACACGGATCGAATCAAGGAGCGTTTTGGTATTGATATTACGGTACCGCGCACGTATAGATATGCCGCTCAAGATGACCCTGATTTCTTTTGGTTGAGAAAGAGTATTGAAGCCGGGACTATGGACATCATGATCTATGAGGTGGACTATGCTGAGGTGAAACGAGACAGTAATACGATAAGAGATATTATTAAAGTACGTGATCGAGTAGGTGGCGAAAAAATTCCCGTAGATGAGGGCGGCTTGTTCAAAACCGAAGCGAATTTTACTCCATTACTCAACGAGACTCAGATCGATGGCAGATTTGCCTTTGAGACCCGAGGAAATTGGGAGGTCGTAAATATGTTTATGGCTGGACCTTTTATCAATTACACGGTCTATAACAAAGACAGAAACAACTGGCTTATTCTGGAAGGTTACGTAAGTGCGCCTAACAGTATTCAAAGAAATTATCTTTTTGAACTGGAAGCGATATTGAGAAGTGCGCGATTTGGAGGAGAAGTTTCAAAAGAATAA